In the Bacteroidota bacterium genome, one interval contains:
- a CDS encoding 5-formyltetrahydrofolate cyclo-ligase, protein MEPTKELRETLRRQALQRRNDIPEHLRSAFSHMIKKSAQEIIEELGARTVHCYLSFRSEVDTSELIHALRADGIRIVSPVTLDDGRMESYELTEKRTVGSFAVPEPERVHRVSPSEIDVVILPVVSYDGAGTRLGYGKGFYDRFLAELAASVPKIGLAFCAQESDAIPREAHDIPLDIIITEQGLVRPDHVI, encoded by the coding sequence ATGGAACCTACCAAAGAACTCCGCGAGACCTTACGCCGTCAGGCCTTGCAGCGGCGCAACGACATCCCCGAACATCTTCGCTCCGCATTCTCGCACATGATCAAGAAGAGCGCACAGGAGATTATCGAAGAACTTGGCGCACGAACGGTTCATTGCTATCTGAGTTTTCGAAGCGAAGTCGATACGAGCGAACTCATCCATGCCTTGCGGGCCGACGGCATCCGGATCGTCTCGCCGGTAACACTTGACGACGGACGAATGGAATCGTACGAACTTACCGAGAAGCGCACTGTAGGTTCGTTCGCCGTGCCGGAGCCGGAGCGAGTGCATCGTGTGAGTCCGAGCGAGATCGATGTGGTGATTCTCCCCGTCGTATCGTATGACGGAGCGGGGACACGACTCGGCTATGGCAAAGGATTCTACGACCGGTTTCTTGCCGAGCTTGCTGCAAGTGTACCGAAGATCGGTCTTGCATTTTGCGCACAGGAATCGGATGCGATCCCACGCGAAGCGCACGATATCCCGTTGGATATTATTATCACCGAGCAGGGGCTCGTCCGCCCCGATCATGTTATTTAG